Proteins encoded within one genomic window of Amorphoplanes friuliensis DSM 7358:
- a CDS encoding helix-turn-helix domain-containing protein — protein MENALGDFLRARRELVTPAEVGLPAGNTLRRVPGLRREEVAMLAGISAEYYVRLERGRDRHPSAQVIDALARVLQLDSESTTYLMALASHQPRRRPVPRSEQVSPHLSLLLQTLNVPAIVFNKYSDVLAANPLAQALSPDMTPGVNRLRLLFIDAEVRSYHPDWQRYTAAVVAHLRAQAGTDTDDERLHALIGELSLRSDRFRQLWGRHDVRTAHGGTFAIKHPQVGDLELLVEKFAVAGAGGQEILLMHTEPGSRSAQALATLAAQITTA, from the coding sequence GTGGAGAACGCTCTCGGAGACTTCCTGCGGGCTCGGCGCGAGCTGGTGACACCCGCCGAGGTCGGACTGCCGGCCGGCAACACCCTGCGCCGGGTGCCGGGCCTGCGCCGCGAGGAAGTAGCCATGCTCGCCGGGATCAGCGCCGAATACTACGTACGCCTCGAACGGGGCCGCGACCGCCATCCCTCGGCCCAGGTGATCGACGCGCTGGCGCGGGTCCTCCAGCTCGACTCGGAGAGCACGACCTATCTGATGGCGCTCGCGAGCCACCAGCCCCGCCGTCGTCCCGTCCCGCGGTCCGAGCAGGTGTCACCGCACCTCAGCCTGCTGCTGCAGACGCTCAACGTGCCCGCCATCGTCTTCAACAAGTACAGCGACGTGCTGGCCGCCAACCCGCTGGCGCAGGCGCTCTCCCCCGACATGACGCCGGGTGTGAACCGCCTGCGGTTGCTGTTCATCGATGCCGAGGTCCGCAGCTACCATCCCGACTGGCAGCGCTACACCGCGGCCGTGGTCGCCCACCTGAGGGCCCAGGCCGGCACGGACACCGACGACGAGCGCCTGCACGCGCTGATCGGCGAACTGAGCCTGCGCAGCGACCGGTTCCGGCAGCTGTGGGGCCGGCACGACGTGCGCACAGCTCACGGCGGGACCTTCGCCATCAAGCATCCGCAGGTCGGTGATCTGGAGTTACTGGTCGAGAAGTTCGCCGTGGCCGGCGCCGGCGGACAGGAGATCCTGCTGATGCACACCGAGCCCGGCAGTCGCTCCGCCCAGGCCCTGGCGACCCTGGCCGCGCAGATCACCACGGCCTGA
- a CDS encoding SDR family oxidoreductase, translated as MTSHTWFITGVNSGFGRELTRQLLERGDRVAGTVRREGSVDDLKAQYGDTFWVGHLDVTDLPRIREVVDVAFAALGRIDAVVANAGYGLFGAAEELTDEQVQHQIATNLLGSIQTVRAALPHLRAQGGGRLIQISSVAGLSAHAGASLYHASKWGVEGFMEALAQEVAPFGIEVTIVEPGGARTEFTRGSLQVAEPLAAYAGTPAAMVQAFKQTSVPVSGDPTKIAARVIASMDQKPAPLRLVLGSDSYQAVTSALRNRLAQIEPQQDTAAQTDADS; from the coding sequence ATGACAAGTCACACATGGTTCATCACCGGCGTCAACAGCGGTTTCGGCCGGGAACTCACCCGTCAGCTGCTCGAGCGTGGTGACCGGGTCGCCGGCACCGTCCGCCGGGAGGGCTCCGTCGACGATCTCAAGGCTCAGTACGGCGACACGTTCTGGGTGGGCCACCTCGACGTCACCGACCTGCCCCGGATCCGCGAGGTCGTGGACGTGGCCTTCGCCGCGCTGGGCCGCATCGACGCGGTGGTGGCCAACGCCGGCTACGGCTTGTTCGGTGCGGCCGAGGAGCTCACCGACGAGCAGGTCCAGCACCAGATCGCCACCAACCTGCTCGGCTCCATCCAGACCGTCCGCGCCGCACTGCCCCACCTGCGCGCCCAGGGTGGTGGACGGTTGATCCAGATCTCTTCGGTCGCCGGTCTCTCCGCCCACGCGGGGGCCTCGCTCTACCACGCGAGCAAGTGGGGTGTCGAAGGTTTCATGGAGGCCCTCGCCCAGGAGGTGGCCCCGTTCGGCATCGAGGTCACGATCGTCGAGCCCGGCGGCGCGCGGACCGAGTTCACCCGGGGCAGTTTGCAGGTCGCCGAGCCGCTGGCCGCCTATGCGGGCACACCGGCGGCGATGGTGCAGGCGTTCAAGCAGACGTCCGTTCCCGTTTCGGGTGATCCCACGAAGATCGCGGCGCGCGTCATCGCGAGCATGGACCAGAAGCCGGCACCGCTACGGCTGGTGCTGGGCAGCGACTCCTACCAGGCAGTCACGTCCGCCCTGCGCAACCGCCTCGCCCAGATCGAACCGCAACAGGACACCGCGGCGCAGACCGACGCCGATTCCTGA
- a CDS encoding NUDIX domain-containing protein, translated as MPDRYAHCTFCGARFVPGQPWPRRCGACGETSYLNPTPVAVVLQPVGDGLLVVRRGIAPARDRLALPGGFIEVGETWEQAAVRELSEEVGLTADPDSVRLYDTISAPDSTLLIFGLLPALSSEEDLPTFVTSKEAIGRHVLSGPEPLGFDLHTRVADRWFASR; from the coding sequence ATGCCTGACAGATATGCCCACTGCACGTTCTGCGGCGCCCGCTTCGTCCCCGGTCAGCCGTGGCCGCGGCGCTGCGGCGCGTGCGGCGAGACGAGCTACCTGAACCCGACCCCGGTCGCCGTGGTCCTCCAGCCCGTCGGCGACGGCCTGCTGGTCGTGCGGCGCGGCATCGCGCCGGCGCGTGACCGCCTGGCCCTGCCGGGCGGCTTCATCGAGGTGGGCGAGACCTGGGAGCAGGCCGCGGTCCGCGAGCTGAGCGAGGAGGTCGGCCTCACGGCAGACCCCGATTCGGTACGCCTCTACGACACGATCAGCGCGCCGGACTCCACACTGCTGATCTTCGGTCTGCTGCCGGCACTGTCCTCGGAGGAGGATCTGCCGACCTTCGTGACCAGCAAGGAAGCCATCGGCCGCCACGTCCTGTCCGGACCCGAACCGCTCGGCTTCGACCTGCACACCCGGGTGGCCGACCGCTGGTTCGCGTCCCGCTGA
- a CDS encoding DUF3097 domain-containing protein, which produces MYGEDVMAGNWRRRKVIPEVDAERDLVVEDVDSGFCGAVVGFEFGAVVLEDRHGKRRNFPLEPAAFLLEGQTVTLRKPVAGPAPAARQRTASGSVAVAGVRAQVAKASRIWVEGVHDAALVERIWGDDLRIEGVVVEPLDGIDDLAGAVRDFHPAPGRRVGVLVDHLVPGSKESRIVAAVKDPNVLVTGHPYIDVWQAVKPERVGLKAWPVIPVGQPWKEGVCRAVGISEPYEMWRRILGSVNSYKDVETPLINAMERLIDFVTEPS; this is translated from the coding sequence ATGTATGGGGAGGACGTCATGGCGGGCAACTGGCGCCGCCGCAAGGTGATTCCCGAGGTGGACGCCGAGCGTGACCTGGTCGTCGAGGACGTCGATTCCGGCTTCTGCGGCGCGGTTGTCGGTTTTGAGTTCGGCGCGGTCGTGCTGGAGGACCGGCACGGCAAGCGGCGCAACTTCCCGCTCGAACCGGCCGCGTTCCTGCTCGAGGGCCAGACCGTGACCCTCCGCAAGCCGGTCGCCGGTCCCGCCCCGGCGGCGCGGCAGCGCACGGCGTCGGGCTCGGTCGCGGTCGCCGGCGTACGCGCACAGGTGGCCAAGGCGAGCCGCATCTGGGTCGAGGGTGTCCACGACGCGGCCCTCGTCGAGCGGATCTGGGGTGACGACCTGCGCATCGAGGGTGTTGTCGTGGAGCCGCTGGACGGCATCGACGACCTGGCCGGTGCGGTCCGCGACTTCCACCCCGCACCGGGCCGGCGTGTCGGCGTCCTGGTCGACCACCTCGTCCCCGGCTCGAAGGAGAGCCGCATCGTCGCCGCGGTCAAGGACCCGAACGTGCTGGTCACCGGGCATCCGTACATCGACGTGTGGCAGGCCGTGAAGCCCGAGCGGGTCGGCTTGAAGGCGTGGCCCGTGATCCCGGTCGGTCAGCCGTGGAAAGAGGGCGTGTGCCGGGCGGTCGGCATCAGTGAGCCCTATGAGATGTGGCGGCGGATCCTCGGCAGCGTGAACAGCTACAAGGACGTCGAGACGCCGCTCATCAACGCGATGGAACGACTGATCGACTTCGTCACCGAGCCGAGCTGA
- a CDS encoding ArsR/SmtB family transcription factor, whose protein sequence is MVAIGLSAGAVARIRFAVSCLWEVVAAVRVLRDPGSHGVHLPWADRVSAPRGTLLWDLVPREPDYLPDFLTPPPPGLTPDLAGELVRLTATPPAVVRQHLDLYAHSTAALRELHTDPQAGLIRLAAEINAFWQEALAPHWPRIQLLLDAEVFAQSRRLAEDGAAVLLNDLHERVSWEGGTLRVSKHHCTAGDVPGGSGLVLVPSVFVWPSVLSVFAGDVPQLAYPARGVATLWESRAGDPEALGAVLGRGRTRLLVELGVPTSTTELAQRTGMTAGGVSQHLTALRAAGLVAAHRHGRSVLNVRTALAEALLSSAR, encoded by the coding sequence GTGGTCGCGATCGGTCTGTCGGCCGGTGCCGTCGCGCGCATCCGGTTCGCCGTCTCCTGCCTGTGGGAGGTCGTGGCGGCTGTGCGGGTGCTGCGCGATCCGGGCAGTCACGGCGTACACCTGCCTTGGGCCGATCGGGTGAGCGCGCCGCGCGGCACCCTGCTGTGGGATCTCGTGCCGCGCGAGCCGGACTATCTGCCCGACTTCCTCACTCCCCCGCCGCCCGGCCTGACCCCCGACCTGGCCGGCGAGCTGGTCCGGCTCACCGCGACCCCACCGGCCGTCGTCCGTCAGCACCTCGACCTGTACGCCCACAGCACCGCAGCCCTCCGCGAGCTCCACACCGACCCGCAAGCCGGACTCATCCGCCTGGCCGCCGAGATCAACGCGTTCTGGCAGGAAGCGCTCGCACCGCACTGGCCGCGGATCCAGTTGCTGCTCGACGCCGAGGTCTTCGCGCAGTCCCGCCGCCTCGCCGAGGACGGTGCCGCCGTGCTGCTCAACGACCTGCACGAGCGGGTCAGCTGGGAGGGCGGCACGCTGCGGGTCAGCAAGCACCACTGCACCGCCGGGGACGTGCCGGGCGGCAGCGGCCTGGTGCTGGTGCCGTCGGTCTTCGTGTGGCCGTCGGTGCTGAGCGTCTTCGCCGGTGACGTGCCGCAGCTGGCCTATCCGGCCCGCGGGGTGGCCACGCTGTGGGAGAGCCGGGCGGGCGACCCGGAGGCGCTGGGGGCGGTGCTCGGCCGTGGGCGTACCCGGCTGCTGGTCGAACTGGGCGTGCCCACCTCGACGACCGAGCTGGCGCAGCGGACCGGGATGACCGCGGGCGGGGTCTCGCAGCACCTCACGGCCCTGCGCGCGGCCGGGCTGGTCGCCGCGCACCGGCACGGCCGCAGCGTCCTCAACGTGCGGACGGCGCTCGCGGAAGCCCTGCTCAGCTCGGCTCGGTGA
- a CDS encoding isocitrate lyase/PEP mutase family protein, translated as MTDFRDLHVPGKPLVLVNAWDAASARIVEAAGAVAVATTSAGVAWSLGFPDGDALDRDLAVAAVARIAAVVSVPLSADIEKGYGDVAETVRLVQAAGAAGVNIEDGVTAEPDRIAAARAAAPDLFLNARIDTFLAGAGGLDETLERAAAYLAAGADGIFVPGVTDPDTVAALVEGIAAPVNVMAGPGAPSIAELAELGVARISLGSAVAQAAYGLVRRAALGVGDYSDLAGAEDYGVLNSLLTPGASGRG; from the coding sequence ATGACCGACTTCCGTGACCTGCACGTCCCCGGCAAACCGCTCGTCCTCGTCAACGCCTGGGACGCCGCCAGCGCCCGCATCGTCGAGGCGGCCGGTGCTGTTGCCGTCGCCACGACCAGCGCCGGTGTCGCCTGGAGCCTGGGTTTCCCGGACGGTGACGCCCTGGACCGGGACCTGGCCGTCGCGGCCGTGGCCCGGATCGCCGCCGTCGTCTCGGTGCCGCTGAGCGCCGACATCGAGAAGGGCTACGGCGATGTCGCGGAGACTGTCCGGCTCGTCCAGGCGGCCGGGGCGGCCGGCGTCAACATCGAGGACGGTGTCACGGCTGAGCCGGACCGGATCGCCGCCGCCCGGGCCGCCGCGCCGGACCTGTTCCTCAACGCGCGCATCGACACGTTCCTGGCCGGTGCCGGCGGGCTGGACGAGACGCTCGAGCGGGCCGCCGCCTATCTCGCGGCCGGTGCCGACGGCATCTTCGTTCCCGGCGTCACCGACCCGGACACGGTGGCCGCACTGGTCGAGGGCATCGCCGCGCCGGTGAACGTGATGGCCGGCCCGGGCGCGCCGTCGATCGCCGAACTGGCCGAGCTGGGTGTCGCCCGGATCAGCCTCGGTTCGGCGGTCGCGCAGGCCGCCTACGGGCTGGTCCGGCGGGCCGCGCTCGGCGTCGGCGACTACTCGGACCTCGCCGGGGCCGAGGACTACGGCGTGCTGAACAGCCTGCTCACGCCGGGCGCTTCGGGTCGCGGCTGA
- a CDS encoding serine hydrolase domain-containing protein — protein MSLLPETGRRVTEIAARAQSAGRAPSLALAVVRDRSLLHFTGAGETPPPDPKTQYRLGSITKTLTATMIMQLRDEGFFALDDLLYRHLPGTPVGGITLRQLLGHVSGLQREPDGPWWERNTGGDVEQLLAELAFDKIAGPPYRTYHYSNLAYGLLGAVLQRVTGESWAHLVGKRVLDPLGMKRTTYAPVEPYARGYVVHSLDGSLHEEPRLDAGAMAPAGQLWSTVTDMAKWAAFLADPAPTVLSRETVDEMCTPVVMQDETWTAGHALGPELNRVGERVYVGHGGSMPGYVSQLLVHRPSRTGVIAFANAYGLRGTSIRAVALEALTAVLDTEPVAPQPWRPAPAPQGESAELCGRWWWMGGEFEVLTEGADLVMKPVGFAARAPWRFVRESADRWRGVAGTNTGEVLTVLRDPDGEVVTLDIATFVFSRDPKHLA, from the coding sequence GTGTCCCTGCTGCCGGAAACCGGCCGACGCGTCACCGAGATCGCCGCCCGCGCCCAGTCCGCGGGCCGAGCGCCGTCGCTGGCGCTGGCGGTCGTCCGCGACCGCTCGCTGCTGCATTTCACCGGCGCCGGGGAGACCCCGCCGCCGGACCCGAAGACCCAGTACCGGCTCGGCTCGATCACCAAGACGCTGACCGCCACCATGATCATGCAGCTGCGGGACGAGGGTTTCTTCGCCCTCGACGACCTGCTGTACCGGCATCTGCCGGGCACCCCGGTCGGCGGCATCACCCTGCGCCAGCTGCTCGGGCACGTCTCCGGGCTCCAGCGTGAGCCGGACGGGCCGTGGTGGGAGCGCAACACCGGCGGTGACGTCGAACAGCTGCTGGCGGAGCTGGCCTTCGACAAGATCGCCGGGCCGCCGTACCGGACCTATCACTACTCCAACCTGGCGTACGGGCTGCTCGGGGCGGTGCTGCAGCGGGTCACCGGCGAGTCGTGGGCGCATCTGGTCGGCAAGCGGGTGTTGGATCCGCTGGGCATGAAGAGGACCACGTACGCGCCCGTCGAGCCGTACGCCCGGGGTTACGTCGTGCACTCGCTCGACGGGAGCCTGCACGAGGAGCCGCGGCTGGACGCCGGCGCGATGGCACCGGCGGGTCAGCTGTGGTCGACGGTGACGGACATGGCGAAGTGGGCGGCGTTCCTGGCCGATCCGGCGCCGACCGTGCTCAGCCGCGAGACCGTCGACGAGATGTGCACGCCGGTCGTCATGCAGGACGAGACGTGGACGGCCGGGCACGCCCTGGGGCCGGAGCTCAACCGGGTCGGCGAGCGTGTGTACGTCGGCCACGGCGGTTCGATGCCCGGGTACGTCTCCCAGCTGCTCGTCCACCGGCCCAGCCGGACCGGGGTGATCGCCTTCGCCAACGCGTACGGCCTGCGCGGCACCAGCATCCGCGCGGTGGCGCTGGAGGCGCTGACCGCGGTCCTGGACACCGAGCCGGTGGCGCCGCAGCCGTGGCGCCCGGCGCCCGCACCGCAGGGTGAGAGCGCCGAGCTGTGCGGGCGCTGGTGGTGGATGGGCGGCGAGTTCGAGGTGCTCACCGAGGGCGCCGACCTGGTGATGAAGCCGGTCGGCTTCGCGGCGCGGGCGCCCTGGCGCTTCGTGCGCGAGTCGGCCGACCGGTGGCGCGGCGTCGCGGGCACCAACACCGGCGAGGTCCTCACCGTGCTGCGCGACCCGGACGGCGAGGTCGTCACCCTCGACATCGCGACCTTCGTCTTCAGCCGCGACCCGAAACACCTGGCGTGA
- a CDS encoding NfeD family protein, with product MEAVLWIVLAIALAIAEAFTATFLVIFFAAGALAAGGAAALGAPLLVQAIVFALVSGLSVGAIRPIIMRHQQSAAESGDTAFGIEAIEGSQAMVLEEVTADHGLVKIDGELWTARSFDGAETYAPGDRVRVIKVKGATAIVWRDDHPNL from the coding sequence GTGGAAGCTGTGCTCTGGATCGTTCTCGCCATCGCCCTCGCGATCGCCGAGGCCTTCACCGCGACCTTCCTCGTCATCTTCTTCGCCGCCGGTGCCCTGGCCGCGGGCGGTGCGGCCGCTCTCGGCGCACCGCTGCTGGTGCAGGCCATCGTCTTCGCGCTGGTGTCGGGGCTGTCGGTCGGCGCCATCCGGCCCATCATCATGCGGCACCAGCAGTCGGCGGCCGAGTCGGGCGACACCGCGTTCGGCATCGAGGCGATCGAAGGTTCGCAGGCGATGGTCCTCGAGGAAGTGACCGCCGACCACGGTCTCGTGAAGATCGACGGTGAACTCTGGACCGCGCGCTCCTTCGACGGCGCGGAGACCTACGCGCCCGGCGACCGGGTCCGGGTCATCAAGGTCAAAGGCGCCACGGCGATCGTCTGGCGCGACGACCACCCCAATCTTTGA
- a CDS encoding SPFH domain-containing protein, whose amino-acid sequence MEVVIGVLIFVIALFAVITLVRSVRIVPQQRHDVVERLGKYKRTLSPGLNLLVPFVDAVRTKVDMREQVVSFPPQPVITSDNLVVSIDTVLYFKVVDPVRATYEIANFLQAIEQLTVTTLRNVIGSLDLERALTSREEINRHLSGVLDETTGRWGVKVTRVEIKAIEPPPSIRDSMEKQMRAERDRRAAILTAEGVKQSQILTAEGDKQSAVLRADGDRQARILTAEGQAKAIRTVFNAIHEANPSQKVLAYQYLQALPQIANGTANKVWIVPTELTRALEGMGGALGGLANMVGDLPSSSVDASAVEREAAEAAEAAAKEAAAVNAQVRAAEAQVTGGDGPKGLPAPDAVPPASALGSADYNGAGEPERA is encoded by the coding sequence ATGGAAGTCGTGATCGGTGTACTCATTTTTGTGATTGCCCTGTTTGCGGTGATCACCCTGGTCCGTTCCGTTCGGATCGTCCCGCAGCAGCGGCACGACGTGGTCGAACGGCTCGGCAAGTACAAGCGCACCCTGTCACCGGGCCTCAACCTGCTGGTGCCGTTCGTCGACGCCGTCCGCACCAAGGTGGACATGCGCGAGCAGGTCGTCAGCTTCCCGCCGCAGCCCGTCATCACCTCGGACAACCTCGTGGTCTCCATCGACACGGTCCTCTACTTCAAGGTCGTCGACCCGGTACGCGCGACGTACGAGATCGCGAACTTCCTGCAGGCGATCGAGCAGCTGACCGTCACGACGCTGCGTAACGTCATCGGTTCGCTCGACCTGGAGCGTGCGCTGACCAGCCGCGAGGAGATCAACCGGCACCTGTCCGGTGTGCTCGACGAGACCACCGGCCGGTGGGGCGTCAAGGTCACCCGGGTCGAGATCAAGGCCATCGAGCCGCCGCCGAGCATCCGCGACTCCATGGAGAAGCAGATGCGCGCCGAGCGTGACCGTCGTGCCGCGATCCTCACCGCCGAGGGTGTCAAGCAGTCCCAGATCCTCACGGCCGAGGGTGACAAGCAGTCCGCGGTGCTGCGCGCCGACGGTGACCGGCAGGCCCGGATCCTCACCGCCGAGGGCCAGGCCAAGGCCATCCGGACCGTCTTCAACGCGATCCACGAGGCCAACCCGAGCCAGAAGGTCCTGGCCTACCAATACCTGCAGGCCCTGCCGCAGATCGCCAACGGCACGGCCAACAAGGTCTGGATCGTCCCGACCGAGCTGACCCGGGCCCTGGAGGGCATGGGTGGCGCGCTGGGCGGGCTGGCCAACATGGTCGGTGACCTGCCGTCGTCCTCGGTCGACGCCAGTGCCGTCGAGCGTGAGGCCGCCGAGGCCGCGGAGGCCGCCGCCAAGGAGGCCGCCGCCGTGAACGCCCAGGTGCGCGCGGCCGAGGCACAGGTGACCGGAGGTGACGGCCCCAAGGGTCTGCCGGCACCGGACGCCGTCCCGCCGGCCTCGGCTCTGGGCAGTGCCGACTACAACGGTGCGGGAGAGCCCGAACGCGCCTGA
- a CDS encoding dihydrofolate reductase family protein has product MTKVVADISVSLDGFVTGPDPDVEHGLGTGGEALHTWAFSSDPVDREVLATATDATGAVVMGRRLFDIIDGPHGWNDEVGYGAGLAAPPPVLVVTRNPPEKVRLADRVTFVVDGVSSAIAKATAMADERDVVVMGGAEVVRGALEAGLVDELRLHLAPVLLGGGTPLFTGGAAPRELRQLHVRVSAHATHLTYRVD; this is encoded by the coding sequence ATGACGAAGGTGGTCGCTGACATCTCGGTGTCGCTCGACGGATTTGTGACCGGCCCTGATCCCGATGTCGAGCACGGCCTCGGCACGGGCGGCGAGGCCCTGCACACCTGGGCGTTCAGCTCCGATCCGGTCGACCGGGAGGTGCTCGCCACCGCCACGGACGCCACCGGCGCGGTCGTGATGGGCCGGCGGCTGTTCGACATCATCGACGGCCCCCACGGGTGGAACGACGAGGTCGGTTACGGCGCCGGTCTGGCCGCGCCCCCGCCGGTGCTCGTGGTGACCCGCAACCCGCCGGAAAAGGTCCGCCTGGCCGACCGCGTCACCTTTGTCGTCGACGGCGTGAGCAGCGCCATCGCCAAGGCCACGGCCATGGCCGACGAGCGCGACGTGGTCGTGATGGGCGGTGCCGAGGTCGTCCGGGGCGCTCTGGAGGCCGGCCTGGTCGACGAGCTGCGGCTCCACCTGGCCCCCGTGCTGCTCGGTGGTGGGACACCACTTTTCACCGGCGGTGCCGCGCCGCGCGAGCTGCGCCAGCTCCACGTGCGGGTGTCCGCGCACGCCACCCACCTGACCTACCGGGTGGACTGA
- a CDS encoding TrmH family RNA methyltransferase translates to MPEVQLITDPDDERLGDYRALTDLELRTKWEPPNGLFIAEGELVLRRALRAGYAPRSYLVDVKRADQLDDVPGDAPVYAATPQVLEQATGFHVHRGVLASFHRLPLLAADDVLATARRVAILEDVNNHTNIGAVFRGAAALGIDAVLLSPSCADPLYRRSVRVSMGEVFAVPYARLEPWPDGLARVREAGFTVLALTPADDAVPMQRLDAAQRARPALLLGAEGPGLSRHALAASDVPVRLPMRRGVDSLNVAAAAAVAFWELGRDDDL, encoded by the coding sequence GTGCCCGAGGTTCAGCTGATCACCGATCCCGACGACGAACGCCTCGGCGACTACCGCGCCCTCACCGACCTCGAGCTGCGGACCAAGTGGGAGCCACCCAACGGTCTTTTCATCGCCGAGGGTGAGCTGGTGCTGCGGCGGGCGCTGCGGGCCGGATACGCCCCCCGGTCCTACCTGGTCGACGTCAAGCGCGCCGACCAGCTCGACGACGTGCCGGGTGACGCACCGGTCTACGCCGCTACTCCCCAGGTCCTCGAGCAGGCGACCGGCTTCCACGTGCACCGCGGTGTGCTCGCCTCGTTCCACCGGCTGCCGCTGCTCGCCGCGGACGACGTGCTCGCGACCGCCCGCCGGGTGGCGATCCTCGAGGACGTCAACAACCACACCAACATCGGTGCCGTCTTCCGGGGCGCCGCCGCTCTCGGCATCGACGCCGTCCTGCTGTCACCGTCCTGTGCGGACCCGCTCTACCGCCGCAGCGTGCGCGTCAGCATGGGCGAGGTGTTCGCGGTGCCGTACGCAAGATTGGAGCCCTGGCCCGACGGCCTGGCCCGGGTCCGCGAGGCCGGGTTCACCGTGCTGGCCCTGACCCCCGCGGACGACGCCGTGCCGATGCAGCGCCTCGACGCGGCCCAGCGTGCCCGCCCGGCGCTGCTGCTCGGCGCCGAGGGACCCGGCCTGTCCCGGCACGCCCTGGCCGCCAGCGACGTGCCGGTCCGCCTGCCGATGCGCCGCGGTGTCGACTCGCTCAACGTGGCCGCCGCGGCGGCCGTGGCCTTTTGGGAGCTGGGACGTGACGACGATCTCTGA
- a CDS encoding GNAT family N-acetyltransferase, producing the protein MTTISELRTDRLLLRQWRDSDVLPWAAMNADPLVREFFPEILTYEQSAASVANFRGELAARGWGWWALEVAATGEFIGFAGLDPVDEELPFGGVEAGWRLARSAWGHGYATEAGHACLDYGFDVLGLPEILAITAVGNDRSRAVMHRLGMTYDPADDFDDPTVDGPLRHSVVYRIAKAVS; encoded by the coding sequence GTGACGACGATCTCTGAGCTGAGGACCGACCGCCTGCTGCTGCGGCAGTGGCGCGATTCCGACGTGCTGCCCTGGGCGGCGATGAACGCCGACCCGCTGGTCCGCGAGTTCTTCCCCGAGATCCTCACCTACGAGCAGAGTGCCGCGTCCGTCGCCAACTTCCGCGGTGAGCTGGCCGCGCGCGGCTGGGGCTGGTGGGCCCTCGAAGTGGCCGCGACCGGCGAGTTCATCGGCTTCGCCGGTCTTGACCCGGTCGACGAGGAGCTCCCGTTCGGTGGTGTCGAGGCCGGCTGGCGCCTGGCCCGGTCCGCCTGGGGCCACGGGTACGCCACCGAGGCCGGGCACGCCTGCCTCGACTACGGCTTCGACGTGCTGGGGCTCCCCGAGATCCTGGCCATCACCGCCGTCGGCAACGACCGCTCCCGCGCGGTGATGCACCGCCTCGGCATGACCTACGACCCGGCCGACGACTTCGACGACCCGACCGTCGACGGCCCGCTGCGCCACTCCGTGGTCTACCGCATCGCGAAGGCGGTGTCCTGA